Below is a window of Janthinobacterium lividum DNA.
CGGCATCGCGCACGGCGCGCAATTGCGCCGCGCATTGCTTGCCGATATCGGGTCCCGGCAGCAAGGTGCCGTACATCAATGTTTTCAAGCCGTAGTGTTCAACCACCGACGTGCGCGACACCTTGCTGAAAAAGCCGGGCTTCAAGGCGCGCCGCAGGGCCCAGCCCGTATGGTCGGGGCCCAGCGAAAACAGAAAGGTGGCCTTGGCCTGGTGCGCGGCCAGCATGCGCACCAGATTGCCCATGCCTTCACGGGTGCCGCGATAGGTATCGACGTCGATTTTCAGGGTCAGGAACGGCTTGCTCAACATTAATCCATCAAGGCTTTGGCTTGGGCTACCTGGCTGCGGTAGGCGTCGAAGATATTGCGCAGGGAATCGGCCATGGTGGTGACCGGCGCCCAGCCCAGCTCTTCGCAGGTATTCGTGATTTTCGGCACGCGGTTTTGCACGTCCTGGTAGCCGGCGCCGTAGTACGCGCCCGAGGTCGTTTCCACGATTTTCACGTGTTTCGCGCCTTCAGCGTATTCCGGGTATTCGGCGGCCAGGGTCAGCATCATGCCGGCCAGGTCGCGGATCGAATAGTTGTTGGTCGGATTGCCAATGTTGTAGATCTTGCCGCTGGCGATGCCGTTCTTGTTGGCGATGATGCGGATCAGCGCATCGATGCCGTCGTCGATGTAGGTGAACGCGCGTTTCTGCGCGCCGCCGTCGACCAGCGAGATGTTCTCGCCGCGCACGATGTGGCCGAAGAATTGCGTCACCACGCGCGAGGAACCTTCTTTCGGCGTGTGGATCGAGTCCAGGCCGGCGCCGATCCAGTTGAAGGGACGGAACAGGGTGAAGTTCAGGCCTTCCATGCCGTAGCCCCAGATCACGCGGTCCATCAATTGCTTGGCGTTCGAATAGATCCAGCGCGGCTTGTTGATCGGGCCGCAGATCAGTTCCGAGTTTTCCGGATCGAATTCCTCGTCATGGCACATGCCATACACTTCCGAAGTCGACGGGAAGACCAGGTGCTTGCCGTACTTGGCGGCCGAGCGGACGATGGGCAGGTTGGCTTCGAAGTCCAGTTCGAAGACGCGCAGCGGCTGCTTGACGTAGGTCGATGGCGTGGCGATGGCGACCAGGGGCAGGATCACGTCGCATTTCTTGACGTGGTATTCGACCCATTCCTTGTTGATCGTGATGTCGCCTTCAAAGAAGTGCATGCGCGACTTGTAGTTGTCATCTTCCAGCAATTCAGTGATGCGGTCCGTGTTCATGTCCATGCCGTAGACATGCCAGTCGGTGGTTTCCAGGATGCGCTTGGACAGGTGGTGGCCGATGAAGCCGTTGACGCCTAAGATGAGGACTTTTTTCATGTGAGATTCTCTTGAGTGATATCAGTGTGTGCTGACGCGGGTGGTCAGACTTGCTTGCAACTGTTGAGCCGAAATTGGCTCCCCGGCAGCCCTCAGCGCGGAAATGGCCAACATGTGGCCGTCTCCGCAGACGCCAAAGATGCAATTATCCACTACCGCCAAGCCCGGTGGCAAACTTCCTGCGGAATGCTTGCTCAAACGGGCTTTTTCGATGGTGTAAATGACATTGTTGACTTCGGTGAAGGCGCCGGGATAGGGCGGTGCGACGGCCCGGTGCAGGTTGTATACCTGCTGTGCGGGTAACTTCCAGTCGATCCTGCCGTCTTCGGGCCTGCGCCCGCCAAAGTAGCCGCCCTGGCGCAAATCGTTGAGCTGGCGCGGCGCCGTGCCGTCCAGCAAGGCCGGCAGCACGTTCCACAGCGTTTGCTCCGCCGCCACGGTGACCTTGCCGAAGACTTCGAACGCTGTGTCGTCGGGCAGGATGGGCACGGCCGTTTGCGCCACGATGGCGCCGGCGTCCGGCTTGACCGTCATTTCATGCAGGGTGGCGCCCGTCTGCAGGGCGCCGTGCAGCACGGCCCAGTTGACGGGCGCGCGGCCGCGGAATTGCGGCAGCAGCGAGCCGTGCATATTGTAGGCGGGCGCGACTTCCAGGATGCTGGCGGGCAACATGTGACGGTAGTAAAAGCTGAACAGCATGTCCGGTGTTGCCGCCTGCACCTGCGCCAGCAGTTCGGGCGCGCGCGCGTCCGATGGCGTGATGTACGGGATGCCTTCGGCCTGGCACAGGCTGGCGACGGATTCGAACCACAGGTTTTCCGTGGGGCTGTCTTCGTGCGTGACGACCAGGGCGATATCGACGCCGCCGGCCAAGAGCACCTTGATGCAGCGCACGCCCACATTGTGGTAGCCGAAGACGACGGCGCGTGGGGCGCCCATCAGCGGCCCACCTGGCGCTTTTCCAGGCGCACGTACGATGGCGCCTCGGCTTCCGCCTGGGTCATGCCGTCCTGCAAGATGGTCTGCACCACATAGCGGGGACGGGCGCGCACTTGCTGGAAGATGCGTCCCACGTATTCGCCCACCAGGCCGATGCCGAACAGGATCACGCCCATGAAGAAGAAGGCGATGGCGAACAGGGTAAATACGCCTTCGGCCTCGGCGCCCAGCAGGAAGCGGCGTACCAGCAGGAAGATCACCAGCAATGCCGAGCCCAGCGACATCGCCATGCCCAGCATCGAAAAGATTTGCAGGGGAATCAGCGAAAAGCCCGTGACCAGGTCGAAATTGAGGCGGATCAGGCTGTACAGCGAATATTTCGACTCGCCGGCCGAGCGTTCCTCGTGCTCGACGATGATTTCCGTGGGCTTGCGGGCAAACGTGTAGGCCAAGGCGGGAACAAAGGTGTTGACTTCGGCGCACTGGTTGACCAGGTCGATCACGTTGCGGCCATACGCGCGCAACATGTTGCCCTGGTCGGTGATCTTGATATTCGTGATCTTTTCGCGCAGGCGGTTCATCATTTTCGACGCCAGCGTGCGCCAGGCGGAATCTTGCCGCTTGCGCCGGATCGAACCCACGTAATCGTGGCCTTCGCGCATCTTCGCTACCAGGTTGCCGATTTCTTCGGGCGGGTTTTGCAGGTCGGCGTCGAGTGTGACCATGATTTGCCCGCGAGAGGCTTCAAAACCGGCCAGGATGGCCATGTGCTGGCCATAATTGCCATTGAACAAGACTACGCGCGTGACGTCGGGGCGCTGGCGGAACTGTTCCGCCAGAATGGCCACCGAATTGTCGCGGCTGCCATCGTTGATGAAGATGATCTCGTAGCTCGTCTGCAAGGCATCGAGGGCCGGATACAGGCGGGCGAACAGGCTGGCCAGGCCATCCTGCTCGTTATAGATTGGAATGATAATGGACAGTTCAGGTTTCATCGGCGCGCTGCTCATTTGACGAGTATGGATTTGACGGTGGCGACGGCGCGTTCCACGTCCTGTGTCGTCATGGCGTAGAACATCGGCAAGGTCACGGTCAGGCGGCCGATCTTTTCCGAGACGGGGAACATGCCTTCGGTAAAGCCGCGTTCGCGGTACATGGTAAACAGGTGGATCGGTGCGTAATGATAGCCCGTTCCCACGTTTTGCTGCGCCATTTGCTGCATGAAGG
It encodes the following:
- a CDS encoding bifunctional UDP-4-keto-pentose/UDP-xylose synthase, with amino-acid sequence MKKVLILGVNGFIGHHLSKRILETTDWHVYGMDMNTDRITELLEDDNYKSRMHFFEGDITINKEWVEYHVKKCDVILPLVAIATPSTYVKQPLRVFELDFEANLPIVRSAAKYGKHLVFPSTSEVYGMCHDEEFDPENSELICGPINKPRWIYSNAKQLMDRVIWGYGMEGLNFTLFRPFNWIGAGLDSIHTPKEGSSRVVTQFFGHIVRGENISLVDGGAQKRAFTYIDDGIDALIRIIANKNGIASGKIYNIGNPTNNYSIRDLAGMMLTLAAEYPEYAEGAKHVKIVETTSGAYYGAGYQDVQNRVPKITNTCEELGWAPVTTMADSLRNIFDAYRSQVAQAKALMD
- a CDS encoding formyltransferase, whose translation is MGAPRAVVFGYHNVGVRCIKVLLAGGVDIALVVTHEDSPTENLWFESVASLCQAEGIPYITPSDARAPELLAQVQAATPDMLFSFYYRHMLPASILEVAPAYNMHGSLLPQFRGRAPVNWAVLHGALQTGATLHEMTVKPDAGAIVAQTAVPILPDDTAFEVFGKVTVAAEQTLWNVLPALLDGTAPRQLNDLRQGGYFGGRRPEDGRIDWKLPAQQVYNLHRAVAPPYPGAFTEVNNVIYTIEKARLSKHSAGSLPPGLAVVDNCIFGVCGDGHMLAISALRAAGEPISAQQLQASLTTRVSTH
- a CDS encoding glycosyltransferase — encoded protein: MKPELSIIIPIYNEQDGLASLFARLYPALDALQTSYEIIFINDGSRDNSVAILAEQFRQRPDVTRVVLFNGNYGQHMAILAGFEASRGQIMVTLDADLQNPPEEIGNLVAKMREGHDYVGSIRRKRQDSAWRTLASKMMNRLREKITNIKITDQGNMLRAYGRNVIDLVNQCAEVNTFVPALAYTFARKPTEIIVEHEERSAGESKYSLYSLIRLNFDLVTGFSLIPLQIFSMLGMAMSLGSALLVIFLLVRRFLLGAEAEGVFTLFAIAFFFMGVILFGIGLVGEYVGRIFQQVRARPRYVVQTILQDGMTQAEAEAPSYVRLEKRQVGR